One Vigna unguiculata cultivar IT97K-499-35 chromosome 11, ASM411807v1, whole genome shotgun sequence DNA window includes the following coding sequences:
- the LOC114168318 gene encoding protein ZINC INDUCED FACILITATOR-LIKE 1-like isoform X6 — translation MEEEKGKQPLLERKKYYENCPGCKVDKAKELSEGQGVPFTELFIMWMVALSAALPISSLFPFLYFMVRDFNIAKTEADISTYAGYVGSVFMLGRCLTSFLWGTIADRFGRKPAILIGVTSVVIFNTLFGLSTSFWMAIITRFLLGSFNGYLGPVRAYASELFREEHQALGLSTVSSAWGIGLIIGPSLGGYLAQPVEKYPNIFPKDSFWDKFPYFLPNLITSTFAFVVAIGCIWIPETLHNHKCGNESTEDAEALENGSGGTDNEKITKKNENLFLNWPLMSSVITYCVFSLHDMAYQEIFSLWAVSPQKLGGLNFTTNDVGNILSVSGLALIIYQLALYPFVQRKSGAIGSARISAMLSIPLLQSYPFIALFSGLALYIGLSTASILKNILSITIVTGLFLQQNRLVEQHQRGAANGISMTGMSLFKAIGPATGGAVYINI, via the exons ATGGAAGAGGAGAAAGGTAAGCAGCCATTGTTGGAGAGGAAGAAGTACTATGAGAACTGTCCCGGTTGCAAAGTGGATAAAGCAAAAGAGTTGAGTGAGGGACAGGGTGTGCCTTTTACCGAGCTTTTTATCATGTGGATGGTGGCCTTGAGTGCTG CACTACCAATATCATCTCTCTTTCCATTCCTCTATTTCATG GTAAGGGACTTTAATATAGCAAAAACAGAAGCTGATATTAGTACTTATGCTGGTTATGTGG GTTCTGTATTCATGCTTGGCAGATGTTTGACATCTTTTCTGTGGGGAACTATAGCAGATCGTTTTGGTCGAAAACCTGCTATACTTATAGGGGTTACTTCAGT TGTCATTTTCAACACATTATTTGGCCTCAGCACAAGTTTTTGGATGGCTATTATCACGAGATTTCTTCTGGGAAGTTTCAATGGTTATCTAGGACCAGTGAGG GCCTATGCTTCTGAACTTTTTAGAGAAGAACACCAGGCTCTAGGACTGTCAACT GTAAGCTCAGCTTGGGGCATAGGTTTAATAATTGGCCCATCATTGGGAGGCTATTTGGCTCAG CCAGTAGAGAAGTAcccaaatatttttccaaaggatTCCTTTTGGGATAA GTTTCCATACTTCTTGCCCAACCTCATAACATCAACATTTGCCTTTGTAGTAGCAATTGGCTGCATCTGGATTCCA GAAACACTTCACAATCACAAATGTGGCAATGAATCCACAGAGGATGCTGAAGCTTTAGAAAATGGAAGTGGTGGCACAGACAAtgaaaagataacaaaaaagaatgaaaacctTTTCCTGAATTGGCCCTTAATGTCATCTGTCATTACTTATTGTGTCTTCTCACTTCATGATATGGCTTATCAAGAG ATTTTCTCCTTATGGGCAGTGAGTCCTCAAAAGCTCGGGGGTTTGAACTTTACCACTAATGATGTTGGTAATATTCTTTCAGTATCAG GTCTTGCACTTATAATTTACCAACTTGCCTTGTACCCTTTTGTGCAAAGAAAAAGTGGAGCTATTGGTAGTGCCCGCATTTCAGCT ATGTTATCCATACCTCTTTTGCAAAGCTACCCCTTCATTGCATTGTTCTCAGGCTTAGCACTATACATAGGGTTGAGTACTGCTTCAATTCTCAAGAATATTCTGTCT ATCACTATCGTGACCGGTTTATTCCTTCAACAAAACCGATTAGTG